The Nicotiana tomentosiformis chromosome 2, ASM39032v3, whole genome shotgun sequence genome includes the window GGCGCTGATGTTAAACCTGCTGataattattttgagattgaTTTCTTCTGAGTAAACTTGTTTACTTAGCACTTAAGTCCATGTCAGGTTATATGAAGAGCCCCTTAGGAAGAACACCGATTTGTTGTTACCTTTCATATGAAAATGTAAAGTGCATACTCTCCTGAAATGCTAATGCATAGGAATTGGATATTTGAAGGTCACTTTTCTAGTATCTTCTTTATTTGTCAATGTTTATGCTTGCTGCTATTTGTTGTCCTCTTCTCTGGTTGATAAAATCTTTGAAGATCACTTTTCACCATCACTCTATCCACAACCACCACCAACCACCACCTCCACCATCACAACCACCACCACGGTCAACCACCACCGCGTCAACCACCACAACCACCACCTCTAGTCACTACCACATCAACCCACCTCCGCCATTACAACTATCACCACTGCCAACCAGTCAACTACCACCAAAGCTACATAGGGATGTCAAGCGGGGCGGTGCGGGAACGGGGCGGGTTTTCTCTTAACCCGCAAAATTTCAACCTGCCTCACCCTGCCCTGCATAGCAGTTGCACCCGCGTTCACCCGCCCTACATCCACACCTGCGTTCGCCCGCCCCGCCCCGCATAAatgttttatttttcattttgttagttttaaatttttttaatcttttggctagaattttttttaaacttttactATATTTACTCGTGCTTTTTATTAATTCTAACGATTACGGAGTACCTCAGTTATGGAAAGAAGAAGATAAGATACTTATGAGAATTAAATCTTGCACATATGCAATAAAAGTAACTTAAAAAATGTTTTTGATATCATAATGCCTCTTTGttttttaacttttaatattTGATAAAAGTATATATGTTAGTTTTAGGAAAAAGATTCAGTCAAGTAATATCACCTCAAGTAATATTCAATGAACTTTTAGATTTATGCCACGTGgatcataaaataattaatggCTAAGATTCATTTTATTCTTATACTTATCGATCAGAAGAACTAATATTGGCAAAAATTACTAACAACAGTCGTTAAGATTAATCATGTTTCTTACTTTTAAAATGCAAAATAAAGCAAAATATGGGCAGCAGATGAATTTTCCGAAGAATCGTTGTTAAGAAATTTGATAATATTTGGCACCAAGTACATAGAAAAGATGGATACTTGTATTTGTAattttgagttattatttgtaaAATTGCTTTCGAAAAATGGAAGAATTATATGCACTACATTTTACTTTATTTTGCTTCAATATATTACGTTGAATCAATTTCATTGTAGAAAGTCAGAAATTTGAGTTTTCTTTTTTGATGAAGTTTTTAAACTCGCACCCACACCGCACCTACatagatttaaatattttttattttgcccCGCCCCACACCCGCATATGTTTAAACACGTCCCGCCCCCGCCCCGCCCCTCCCATTGCCATCCCTAAAGCTACACAATTTTATTACTATTAACACCACTGGAAGAAAAGCGCACAAATTTCTTGTAATACAAGTAGTTTAAACTCATTTCTACTAAACTATATTATAGTTAACTTTCAGGATTTCAGATTGTCCTCAACGTATACAATTGAAAATATACTCTCCATTAAGCAGAGTTTTGTGTAAACCTGAACTAGAGTTTATCAACTTGTTTTCTAATTTTCAAGAGGGGAAATTATTCAAATGTGTTCCTTTCTATTTCTATCCACACCCACCATTCAGAGTTAGAAAAGTTGGTAGCTGGAATATGGCCTAATGCCCACAACACGCACCTTAATTTTTTTATCTGTAGTCCTTCTGATTGACCCTTTACTCTCAATAGCACTAAGCTCCAGTCCCCTAGCCATTTTTTACGAGCGAAGAAGTAAAGCGGTCAAGATTAAAATCACAATGTCACAAGTTTGACTCTTAAGTTTAATCAATTTTTCTCTATGCTTTATAATTAGCTAATTGTTGGTAAGGTAATTTCTTGaattgtttaaaatatttttcttaaagaAAGTATTTAGACAAAAAATGAGTTATCACGAAGTcattttttcgtgtgcaatatttcaacttttatcaaatatgtatcacTTATTTCAATCAATACCTAAACCTTGTCGTCAACTGTTAACACTAAAAATAACAGAGTACCTGTATCTCTATATCAATCATCCATATTTTACCACTAACATATGTCACATACATTTATACTTAATTATAAAATGTCAACGATTATCATTCCTCACTGTTCAATTTCTCCCCCATAATGTCCAAAATTCCAAAATCTCCCCAATTAGTCCAAAAAGGAAAATTGTCCTTTTGAGTTGAGCAAGCGACCTAAGACCAAATCATTAGCCCATTACTTGTTACTATTTAATCCTTGGCTCGTTCTCTCCACGTTCCCATTTTAATTTCTCTGCTCTCCACCaatctctctctctaaaatggcCGGAAACTCGGAGGACATCGTCACTGACGACGTTAACTTCGGGTTCAAACGTTCAGAAATGTACGAACTTAAACTCGCCGGGACTGCTACCGTTTACGATCGTCACGTTTTCCTCTGTTACAAATCACATGAAACTTGGCCTTCTCACGTTGAATCCTCCGACTCCGATCCACTTCCCAATCTACTCGCTGCTTCTCTTAGAGCTCGTAAGGATGAAATCAAGCTTAAGGTTAGTTTTTTTCAACTAATTTCTTTAGTCAACGGCGTTACATTGAGCTTCGTTTCTATTATTTTTAGTTTCCGACTCACAAATTAGCCGATCGGTGCTTTTTAGATCTAGTTTAGATAATAGTTTTGATAACTTTTGATCTAATATAGATAACATTAATGTAGTTTTTAAGCTTTTGGAAGTTTATATAAAAGGATTGAAGTATATATACTGACAGTATAAATGATTTGTGCATACTACTAGTGTTGTTTAACCTCCTTAGCTACCTTTTTTTTTTATCAGGTTACTCATAAATACTTATTGTAGATATTTACTTGTACTTACCTTGCAATGAATTAATATTGCATAGTCAGTGCACAAAACTTAACCTCTATGCGAAATAATGAAAAAATGTGTCGTATAATTTTAAGAATTCTACACTAAATGTTTTAAGTTCGATACAAAGTTTATAAGAATTTTACCTGGTCGATTAGAATGCAATTAGTAGCTTTAAGTTATTAGCCTTTCAAATGTGTAGTGGATAAAtttaatacacaatataagaacTCTATCCGGTCAATTAGAATGCCTTTAATAGTTTTATGATGTTAGCTTTGCAAGtgtgaaattgattttttttgtgtttttttgccTCGGTGATTATTTGCGGTAGACTGTTTTGACGATTTGCGAAGTACGTGAAGACATTGGACTATCTGATGGAGATGTTCTGATTTTTCCAGAAATGATCAAATATAGGTAATATTCGACATTCTTCTATGGGGTTTTAAttctattttgttatttttatttttatatcattgtatTAAGCTGCAGAAAACTCTTCCTTCTTCAGTATTATGTGTGAAGTAGTGATGAAATGCATAACTAGTCTATCTGAAAGCAAGAAAAGAGAAATATACATCGTGATTTTGACTTGATTCACTTTTTAACAACCTTATGCTATTTCGAAAGAAATTAGTCTGAGTAAAATGAAAGTACCCACACTGATGTACTCTTCTATCTCAAAATATTTTTGGCACTTTTTGCATTTCTAGATTCAGACCAGGTGAAATTTGACCAACATATAAATATGTGCTTTTTCATTTGAGAATTGTAATGTATAGTATTTTTTTTAGTAATTTCTAAATAtccaaattttaattaaaaataaatgaaTTAATCTAATTCAATTTAATTCCAATAAGTTAGTCAAATTGACTCTCAATTAGCAAAAAGTAACAAACAAGCTGGGACCAAGGGTGTACGTTTTTAGTTACCTCTTGATTTTGTTGCGAAGTATTTGACCTAACCATTGTATGCATCTCCAAGCATTACCTTACATTGAGCTCGAGTTTATGTCTGGTACTTTTAATCAGGAATTTGAAGGAGTCGGATGTCGATGCTTTTGTTGAGGATGTGCTTGTGAATGGCAAGCCCTGGACTTATGGAACGCAGGAGCCACTAAGCGGTTCTTATGTATTTGTCTGTTCTCACAACAAGCGAGATCGAAGGTGTGGTGTCTGTGGACCAGTTCTGATTGAGGAATTTAGCAAGTTGATTGAGTCCAAGGACTTGAAAAACGAAGTTCATGTGACAGCTTGTTCCCATGTTGGTGGCCACAAGTATGctggtaatgtcataatcttcAGTACAGATAAAGAAGGGAAAATTGCTGGGAATTGGTAAGCCCTAGTTTTGTACTTATAGAGGTGTTCTTTTAGTTTCCATTAGTTTCTTGACCAGTTCCTTAGTATGTGGCTTTTTAATGGATCAAAGTGGTGAAGCTCCTTGTTAGACTGTCAATTTTACATATATATGTGATCCGTTGTCATAATGCAGGTATGGCTATGTTACCCAAAGTGATATACCTATTTTGCTTGACGAACAGATCAGAGAGGGAAAAGTCATTGAAAGACTTTGGAGGTTTGTATTGGTTGTGCTTTGCTATGTTTCTTGCTTGCATGATTTGGGGTTTGCTATATACATGGTacaaattctttatttaattTTGAGAAAATCCCATAGTGCACTGTTCCAGATTATCTTTTTGCAGTTTCCTTAACAGAACCAATCACAATGAGTTTAATGTACTTAGCCAAGCTCAATTGCTATTTGCACCATGCATCCAccaatatttctttttttttatccAACGTCAAAAATAGCTTAATCACTGGCGTCAGTAATAGAAATATTGCTGAGTGATTATAGGATAATGTTGTATAATTGCGTCATTTGCTTATGTTGCCAAATTTGccttaaaaggtaaaaaaaagggTTGTTATAATAAAATTTAGTCCATTTGTTTTTCATGCTTGATCATGATCTTTGCTTTTATAAAGCTTTAATGATTGCATGTTAATTAATAAACTATCTTAATTAAAAGTAAGTAAAGAGTGGTAGAGGATGATGGATCTTTTGCTCTTGTTATTTGGATCTATCTTCTTTTCTCTGTTGCTTTTTTGCTGGGAGCTGGATGCTATTCTCAGCATTCATTTTGAGATGGGCATGGATGGGTATGTGAAGGGTTTGAACAAGTTAGATCAATTTTGCTGACTAGTTATGAAATAGAGTGCAAAAGGAAAAGCCTTTCCAATTATAGAACAGGGAATTTCTCACATTCTAAACTTCTTATTTGATCTCTCTAAGTTTCAGTTGGAGGCAATCTCTTTAGCAGTTGCAAAGTTAAATATGTTCTGCTCCTTTTCTCATATTATTGTGAGTACATTCATGAAACACTTTATCCTGGTTAACCATAGGGGCCAAATGGGACTGCCTGCTGAGATAACTGATAAGGTGAATGAGCAGAGGGTTCCCAATGGAACCAGTGCGGACAAGAAAGGGGAAGCGCCTGTAGAAACTGCTAGTCAGGGCTGTTGTCAAGGTACTGCAGGATTTTCTTGTTGTAGAGATGCGAGTGCGGAGGTGAAAGAGGAAAAGGGGCAGGGAAGACTTCCGTGCTGGTCAGGGAAATGGGACCGGCCTGAAGTTTTCACAGCCATTGGCGTGGTTGGAGCAGTGGCTTTTGTGGCTGTTGCTTATGGATTTTACAAGAAGTCACACTGAAATGCTGTCACGAAGTGCATGCACCCAGAGATTCCAGACATTGTCTTTTTCAGAGAATAATGATGCAACTCTAAACCATGGCATTTGATACGTGTTTGGTGTGAATTTTTCTGAAGAAGTAAACGCAGAGTATGTCACACTATGGAGATGAGCTCCTCTTGTTCTCTTCAAGTGAGCACCCTAAAAGGGCTTCTTAGTTACACAGCTCTAACTAGTTACAACAGATACCTGCAAGTTTAGTCTACACTCTACAGATATGCTTTAAATTCCAATTCCAAGTCTGGAAGTCTTGCTTCCTGGTTGTTTTTGTTAAAGGTGAATAAGGCTTTCTATGGGCTTGTTGGAATTACCTCGTTTATTGTTGTGTTGGTATTTCCTTTATTGTCTGGGGATGTTGGATGACTTgttgaaattttgtgagaaatttgACTTTTGCTTTGCGACATGAATTTCACTTGACTATTATTTTTCATTTGAAATACTCCTTAAACTAATATTTCAATATTTCAAATACAGAGTTCAGTATTTACACATGCTGATGGCCAAATCATTAGGTGAAAATACTAAACCTCAATATCTGTGAATACTGAACTATTATTTCGTAGCCAAACGAACAGCTTTGAAGCAATTTGTTGACAATAGCTAGTAATGGGGTGGTGTTTACTTTCTCCTATAAAAGAGAATGATTGTCATCTGGGTCCCTTTTAATGCGCGCTCTCTTTGACCACTTTGACCTCCTGGAAAACTTTGCAGCCATTCTTCATTTGAGATTACAT containing:
- the LOC104098235 gene encoding uncharacterized protein → MAGNSEDIVTDDVNFGFKRSEMYELKLAGTATVYDRHVFLCYKSHETWPSHVESSDSDPLPNLLAASLRARKDEIKLKTVLTICEVREDIGLSDGDVLIFPEMIKYRNLKESDVDAFVEDVLVNGKPWTYGTQEPLSGSYVFVCSHNKRDRRCGVCGPVLIEEFSKLIESKDLKNEVHVTACSHVGGHKYAGNVIIFSTDKEGKIAGNWYGYVTQSDIPILLDEQIREGKVIERLWRGQMGLPAEITDKVNEQRVPNGTSADKKGEAPVETASQGCCQGTAGFSCCRDASAEVKEEKGQGRLPCWSGKWDRPEVFTAIGVVGAVAFVAVAYGFYKKSH